A stretch of the Thermus thermophilus genome encodes the following:
- a CDS encoding type II toxin-antitoxin system Phd/YefM family antitoxin has translation MKAIWQLQEAKARFSEVVERALKGEPQLVLRRGKKAVVVLDWETYARLAGEEASVLEALRPPKTLPNEEVEALFQRQKTGFREVDF, from the coding sequence GTGAAGGCCATCTGGCAACTCCAAGAGGCCAAAGCCCGCTTCTCCGAGGTGGTGGAGCGGGCCCTCAAGGGGGAGCCCCAGCTCGTCCTCCGGCGGGGCAAGAAGGCGGTGGTGGTGCTGGACTGGGAGACCTACGCCCGCCTCGCGGGGGAAGAGGCCTCGGTCCTCGAGGCCCTAAGACCCCCCAAGACCCTCCCCAATGAGGAGGTGGAAGCCCTCTTCCAAAGGCAAAAGACGGGCTTCCGGGAGGTGGACTTCTGA
- the hepT gene encoding type VII toxin-antitoxin system HepT family RNase toxin, producing MTRPEILRRRLSHLEAYLRILRDLSRYTLEEFLENPERYGAAERFLQLAIEALTDMAAHVAADEGLGPFERARDLVDLFLAQGYVDEALAERWRRMIGFRNLLVHEYLDIDRRIVHRVLRENLQDLEALGRVFARFL from the coding sequence TTGACCCGTCCTGAGATCCTTAGGCGCAGGCTTTCCCACCTGGAGGCCTACCTCCGCATCCTCCGGGACCTCTCCCGTTACACCCTGGAGGAGTTTCTGGAAAATCCCGAGCGTTACGGGGCCGCAGAGCGCTTTCTCCAGCTCGCCATAGAGGCCCTGACCGACATGGCCGCCCACGTGGCCGCCGACGAAGGTCTAGGCCCCTTTGAGAGAGCCCGCGACCTCGTGGACCTCTTCCTGGCCCAGGGGTACGTGGACGAGGCCCTAGCAGAAAGGTGGCGGCGGATGATCGGCTTCCGTAACCTCTTGGTGCACGAGTACCTGGACATAGACCGCCGCATCGTCCACCGGGTGCTCCGGGAAAACCTTCAGGACCTCGAGGCCCTGGGCCGGGTCTTCGCCCGGTTCCTCTAG
- a CDS encoding YbgA family protein produces MSPGAWPRPRVVVSACLGFAAVRYSGELIPDKVVAALKAHVDFLPVCPEVEIGLGVPRPVVRLVRGEEGPRMVQPKTGEDLTERMRAFSLGFLQGLGEVEGFLLKNRSPSCALKDAKRYAHAEGGGVVGKGPGLFAKAVEEAFPLLPKEDEGRLTNPRIRAHFFTRIFALARLRRVEDLPGLMAFHARYKLLLLAYSQKEARALGRLLAGAQGRPFPEVRGAYEEGFLRATERLWRLGAMADALLHALGYFKKALTPKEKAHFLDLLADFREERLPLEAPLALLASWARRFAEPYVEAQALLEPYPRALMHVPGA; encoded by the coding sequence ATGAGCCCAGGGGCGTGGCCCAGGCCCCGCGTCGTGGTGAGCGCTTGCCTGGGCTTCGCCGCGGTGCGCTACTCGGGGGAGCTCATCCCCGACAAGGTGGTGGCGGCCCTGAAGGCGCACGTGGACTTCCTCCCCGTCTGCCCGGAGGTGGAGATCGGCCTCGGGGTGCCGAGGCCCGTGGTGCGCCTGGTGCGGGGGGAGGAGGGTCCGAGGATGGTCCAGCCCAAGACGGGGGAGGACCTCACGGAGAGGATGCGGGCCTTCAGCCTGGGCTTCCTCCAGGGCCTTGGGGAGGTGGAGGGCTTCCTCCTCAAGAACCGCTCCCCCTCCTGCGCCCTGAAGGACGCCAAGCGCTACGCCCACGCCGAAGGGGGCGGGGTGGTGGGGAAAGGCCCCGGGCTTTTCGCCAAGGCGGTGGAGGAGGCCTTCCCCCTCCTTCCCAAGGAGGACGAGGGGAGGCTCACCAACCCCCGCATCCGGGCCCACTTCTTCACCCGCATCTTCGCCTTGGCCCGGCTTCGGCGGGTGGAGGACCTCCCCGGCCTCATGGCCTTCCACGCCCGCTACAAGCTCCTCCTCCTGGCCTACAGCCAGAAGGAGGCGAGGGCCTTGGGCCGCCTCCTCGCCGGGGCCCAGGGGAGGCCCTTTCCCGAGGTCCGTGGGGCCTACGAGGAGGGGTTCTTGCGGGCCACGGAGAGGCTTTGGCGCCTCGGGGCCATGGCCGACGCCCTCCTCCACGCCCTCGGCTACTTCAAGAAGGCCCTCACCCCAAAGGAGAAGGCCCACTTCCTGGACCTCCTTGCGGATTTCCGCGAGGAGCGCCTGCCCCTCGAGGCTCCCCTGGCCCTCCTCGCCTCCTGGGCCCGGCGCTTCGCCGAGCCCTACGTGGAGGCCCAAGCCCTCCTGGAGCCGTATCCCCGGGCGCTGATGCACGTCCCCGGGGCCTAG
- the fni gene encoding type 2 isopentenyl-diphosphate Delta-isomerase, which produces MNIRERKRKHLEACLREEVAYQKTTTGLEGFRLRYQALAGLALSEVDLTTPFLGKTLKAPFLIGAMTGGEENGERINLALAEAAEALGVGMMLGSGRIVLERPEALRSFRVRKVAPKALLIANLGLAQLRRYGRDDLLRLVEMLEADALAFHVNPLQEAVQRGDTDFRGLLERLAELLPLPFPVMVKEVGHGLSREAALALRDLPLAAVDVAGAGGTSWARVEEWVRFGEVRHPELCEIGIPTARAILEVREVLPHLPLVASGGVYTGTDGAKALALGADLLAVARPLLRPALEGAERVAAWIQDYLEELRTALFAIGARNPREARGRVERV; this is translated from the coding sequence GTGAACATCCGGGAGAGGAAGCGGAAGCACCTCGAGGCCTGCCTCCGGGAAGAGGTGGCCTACCAGAAGACCACCACGGGCCTCGAGGGCTTCCGCCTCCGCTACCAGGCCCTGGCGGGCCTCGCCCTAAGCGAGGTGGACCTCACCACCCCCTTCCTGGGGAAGACCCTGAAGGCCCCCTTCCTCATCGGGGCCATGACCGGGGGGGAGGAAAACGGGGAGAGGATCAACCTGGCCCTGGCGGAGGCCGCGGAGGCCTTAGGGGTGGGGATGATGCTGGGCTCGGGCAGGATCGTCCTGGAGCGCCCCGAGGCCCTAAGGAGCTTTAGGGTGCGCAAGGTGGCCCCAAAGGCGCTCCTCATCGCCAACCTGGGCCTCGCCCAGCTCAGGCGCTACGGGCGGGACGACCTCCTCCGGCTCGTGGAGATGCTGGAGGCGGACGCCCTCGCCTTCCACGTGAACCCCCTGCAGGAGGCGGTGCAGCGGGGGGACACGGACTTCCGGGGCCTTTTGGAGAGGCTCGCCGAACTCCTTCCCCTACCCTTCCCCGTGATGGTGAAGGAGGTGGGGCACGGCCTCTCCCGGGAGGCGGCCCTGGCCCTACGGGACCTCCCCCTGGCGGCGGTGGACGTGGCCGGGGCCGGGGGAACGAGCTGGGCCCGGGTGGAGGAGTGGGTGCGCTTCGGGGAGGTGCGCCACCCGGAGCTCTGCGAGATCGGGATCCCCACGGCGAGGGCCATCCTCGAGGTGCGGGAGGTCCTGCCCCACCTCCCCCTCGTGGCCTCCGGAGGGGTCTACACGGGGACGGACGGGGCCAAGGCCCTGGCCCTGGGGGCGGACCTCCTGGCGGTGGCCCGCCCCCTCCTCAGGCCCGCCCTGGAGGGGGCGGAACGGGTGGCGGCCTGGATTCAGGACTACCTGGAGGAGCTCAGGACCGCCCTCTTCGCCATCGGGGCGAGGAACCCGAGGGAAGCCCGGGGGCGGGTGGAGCGGGTGTAG
- a CDS encoding tryptophan-rich sensory protein: MQRVKAAPKALLPWLALLSALATIAVNAAANALPLNGLNTGEISDRFGVYFVPAGYVFAAWGLIYVGILAFSVHQLRPAVRDDPRLAGVRPWFLVSNLANAAWVFLWHYERFPLTLLAMGALLASLLAIYLHLRRGLGPSSPWERWLVDAPFSLYLGWISLAAVANVTAVLDYAGWSGWGLSQEAWMGVALVLAWALALRERDGVFVAILLWALVGIGVRFPSSGFVTLATWGAALLVGLAFAAALRGMAGRPSGGYR; the protein is encoded by the coding sequence ATGCAAAGGGTGAAAGCGGCTCCGAAGGCGCTCCTCCCGTGGCTCGCGTTGCTCAGCGCCCTGGCGACCATCGCGGTCAACGCCGCCGCCAACGCCCTTCCCCTGAACGGCCTTAATACCGGGGAGATCTCCGACCGGTTTGGGGTCTACTTCGTCCCGGCGGGGTACGTCTTTGCGGCGTGGGGCCTGATTTACGTGGGGATTCTGGCGTTCTCCGTCCACCAGCTCCGCCCCGCGGTGAGGGACGATCCCAGGCTGGCCGGGGTGCGCCCCTGGTTCCTCGTCTCCAACCTGGCCAATGCGGCCTGGGTCTTCCTCTGGCATTACGAGCGGTTTCCCCTCACCCTTTTGGCCATGGGCGCGCTTCTGGCCTCGCTTCTTGCCATCTACCTCCACCTGCGGCGTGGGCTGGGGCCCTCGAGTCCCTGGGAGCGTTGGCTTGTGGACGCGCCCTTCAGCCTCTACCTGGGCTGGATCTCCTTGGCCGCCGTCGCGAACGTCACCGCGGTTCTGGACTACGCGGGATGGTCCGGCTGGGGGCTTTCCCAGGAGGCGTGGATGGGCGTCGCCCTCGTCCTGGCGTGGGCCCTGGCCCTTCGCGAACGGGACGGGGTGTTTGTGGCCATCCTCCTTTGGGCCCTCGTGGGCATCGGCGTGCGCTTCCCTAGCAGCGGCTTCGTGACCCTGGCCACCTGGGGCGCGGCGCTTCTCGTGGGCCTCGCCTTCGCCGCCGCCCTCAGGGGCATGGCGGGGCGGCCCTCCGGGGGGTACCGATGA
- a CDS encoding cytochrome P450, protein MKRLSLREVQPYLRNLQQDPLSVLLEWGRAHPRLLVPLPGFPLALVFDPEGVEGALLAEGTTKATFQYRALSRLTGRGLLTDWGKSWKEARKALKDPFLPKAVRAYREAMEEEARAFFGEWRGEERDLDREMLALSLRLLGRALFGKPLSPSLAEHALRALDRIMAQTRSPLALLDLPAEARFRKDRAALYREAEGLIAHPPLSHLPRERALSEAVTLLVAGHETVASALTWSFLLLSHRPDWQEKVAEDEAMALAAFQEALRLFPPAWVLTRRLESPLSLGGDRLPAGTTLVLSPYVTQRLYFPDGEAFRPERFLEERGTPSGRYFPFGLGQRLCLGRDFALLEGPIVLQAFFRRFRLDPLPFPRVLAQVTLRPEGGLPARPREGVRA, encoded by the coding sequence ATGAAGCGCCTCTCCCTGAGGGAGGTCCAGCCCTACCTAAGAAACCTCCAGCAAGACCCCCTCTCCGTCCTCCTGGAGTGGGGCCGGGCCCACCCCCGGCTCCTCGTTCCCCTGCCGGGCTTCCCCTTGGCCCTGGTCTTTGACCCCGAGGGGGTGGAGGGGGCGCTCCTCGCCGAGGGGACCACCAAGGCCACCTTCCAGTACCGGGCCCTCTCCCGCCTCACGGGAAGGGGCCTCCTCACCGACTGGGGGAAAAGCTGGAAGGAGGCCCGCAAGGCCCTCAAGGACCCCTTCCTGCCCAAGGCGGTCAGGGCCTACCGGGAGGCCATGGAGGAGGAGGCCCGGGCCTTCTTCGGGGAGTGGCGGGGGGAGGAGCGGGACCTGGACCGGGAGATGCTCGCCCTCTCCCTGCGCCTCCTCGGGCGGGCCCTCTTCGGGAAGCCCCTCTCCCCAAGCCTCGCGGAGCACGCCCTTAGGGCCCTGGACCGGATCATGGCCCAGACCCGAAGCCCCCTGGCCCTCCTGGACCTCCCCGCCGAGGCCCGCTTCCGGAAGGACCGGGCCGCCCTCTACCGCGAGGCGGAAGGGCTCATCGCCCACCCGCCCCTCTCCCACCTCCCCCGGGAACGGGCCTTAAGCGAGGCGGTGACCCTCCTGGTGGCGGGCCACGAGACGGTGGCGAGCGCCCTCACCTGGTCCTTTCTCCTCCTCTCCCACCGCCCCGACTGGCAGGAGAAGGTGGCGGAGGACGAGGCCATGGCCCTCGCCGCCTTCCAGGAGGCCCTGAGGCTCTTCCCCCCCGCCTGGGTCCTCACCCGGAGGCTGGAAAGCCCCCTCTCCCTGGGAGGGGACCGGCTTCCCGCGGGCACCACCTTGGTCCTCTCCCCTTACGTGACCCAGAGGCTCTACTTCCCCGATGGGGAGGCCTTCCGGCCCGAGCGCTTCCTGGAGGAAAGGGGGACCCCTTCCGGGCGCTACTTCCCCTTCGGCCTAGGGCAGAGGCTCTGCCTGGGGCGGGACTTCGCCCTCCTCGAGGGCCCCATCGTCCTGCAGGCCTTCTTCCGCCGCTTCCGCCTAGACCCCCTCCCCTTCCCCCGGGTCCTCGCCCAGGTCACCTTGAGGCCCGAGGGCGGGCTTCCCGCGCGGCCCAGAGAGGGGGTGCGGGCGTGA
- a CDS encoding lycopene cyclase domain-containing protein: MTYLAFHLVFLLPPLLLLLATGLPRPPRLWAYLLMPLIALLYTTPWDNYLVWRGVWGYPEGRVLLRLGYVPLEEYLFFLLQPLLTGAFLHRVAGAPPSAGRGLARVVGGGVWLLVAALGVLLLALGGKGLYLGLILAYFAPVFVLQWAFGGDLLWGWRRALLLGAGLPTLYLWFADAWAIREGIWWISPQYTLGLGAFGLPLEEMAFFLFTNLAVVQGLLLAWHPEALRRLR, from the coding sequence GTGACCTACCTGGCCTTCCACCTCGTCTTCCTCCTCCCGCCCCTTCTCCTCCTCCTGGCCACGGGCCTTCCCCGGCCCCCTAGGCTCTGGGCCTACCTCCTCATGCCCCTCATCGCCCTCCTCTACACCACCCCCTGGGACAACTACCTGGTGTGGCGGGGGGTCTGGGGCTACCCGGAAGGGAGGGTGCTCCTGCGCCTCGGGTACGTGCCCCTGGAGGAGTACCTCTTCTTCCTCCTCCAGCCCCTCCTCACCGGGGCCTTCCTCCACCGGGTGGCGGGGGCGCCGCCTTCGGCGGGGCGGGGCCTCGCCCGGGTGGTGGGGGGCGGGGTGTGGCTCCTCGTGGCCGCCCTGGGGGTCCTCCTCCTCGCCCTCGGGGGGAAGGGGCTTTACCTGGGGCTCATCCTCGCCTACTTCGCCCCCGTCTTCGTCCTGCAGTGGGCCTTCGGGGGAGACCTCCTCTGGGGCTGGCGGCGGGCCCTCCTCCTCGGGGCGGGCCTCCCCACCCTCTACCTCTGGTTCGCCGACGCCTGGGCCATCCGGGAGGGGATCTGGTGGATCTCCCCCCAGTACACCCTAGGCCTTGGGGCCTTCGGGCTTCCCCTGGAGGAGATGGCCTTCTTCCTCTTCACCAACCTGGCCGTGGTCCAGGGCCTCCTCCTCGCCTGGCACCCCGAGGCCCTGAGGCGCCTAAGATAA
- the mntA gene encoding type VII toxin-antitoxin system MntA family adenylyltransferase antitoxin, producing the protein MRAPEESLREVLARFPQVQAAFLFGSRAEGRARADSDWDLALLLSPEEPDPTLEVLGALVEAGLERVDLVLLHRAPPLLAFLAVMGKPVFLREGFDLGSYVSRVAREWWDTEPLLRVQREAIKRRWLDPS; encoded by the coding sequence GTGAGGGCCCCGGAAGAAAGCCTTCGCGAAGTCCTCGCCCGCTTTCCCCAGGTCCAGGCCGCCTTCCTCTTCGGCTCCCGCGCCGAGGGAAGGGCGCGGGCAGACAGCGACTGGGACCTCGCCCTCCTCCTCTCCCCGGAGGAGCCCGACCCCACCCTCGAGGTCCTGGGGGCCCTGGTGGAAGCGGGGCTGGAACGGGTGGACCTGGTCCTCCTCCACCGGGCCCCGCCCCTTCTCGCCTTCCTCGCCGTGATGGGGAAGCCCGTCTTTCTCCGCGAAGGTTTTGACCTCGGAAGCTACGTCTCCCGCGTGGCCCGGGAATGGTGGGACACCGAGCCCCTCCTCCGGGTCCAGCGGGAGGCCATAAAACGGAGGTGGCTTGACCCGTCCTGA
- a CDS encoding type II toxin-antitoxin system VapC family toxin, with protein sequence MVSEAVKRRPHPKVVAFLRHLKVGEAYLSALTLGELVQGVARAPEARRATLSRWLSGLKASFSGRILPLDAEVMELWGELTGKAMREGKPLSPLDAMLAATALRHGLTLVTRNTEDFRHVPVPLANPWEG encoded by the coding sequence GTGGTCTCCGAGGCCGTCAAGCGGCGGCCTCACCCCAAGGTGGTGGCCTTCCTGCGCCACCTTAAAGTGGGGGAGGCGTACCTCTCCGCCCTCACCTTGGGCGAACTGGTCCAGGGGGTGGCCCGGGCCCCGGAGGCCCGAAGGGCCACCCTCAGCCGATGGCTCTCGGGGCTGAAGGCAAGCTTCTCGGGGCGGATCCTTCCCCTGGACGCCGAGGTGATGGAACTCTGGGGCGAGCTCACCGGAAAGGCCATGAGGGAGGGCAAGCCCCTCTCTCCCCTAGACGCCATGCTGGCGGCCACGGCCCTACGGCACGGCCTGACCCTGGTCACCCGGAACACCGAGGACTTCCGCCACGTCCCCGTGCCCCTCGCGAACCCCTGGGAAGGGTAA
- a CDS encoding lysophospholipid acyltransferase family protein — MADLWERLKDRPTGKALGLVVEALLLRSLKGSLRGVYLRGEAPAGPLVLVLNHHGFFDGHLVWLLGRLYRRPLSLLVAEENLRAFPVLKLVGALEAGRVREALRRLRRGEWVALFPEGAMRYPGPLGPLKEGASWLAEKAGVPLLPVALRVALRGYEHPEAFVWIGKPIPPKEAGALGGLLQGLDALLAQTHPREVPEGFQEVLRGRRSLEERVLPLVRLFRP, encoded by the coding sequence GTGGCCGACCTCTGGGAACGCCTGAAGGACAGGCCCACGGGCAAGGCCCTGGGCCTCGTGGTGGAGGCCCTCCTCCTGCGAAGCCTCAAGGGGAGCCTCCGGGGGGTCTACCTGAGGGGGGAGGCGCCCGCGGGCCCCCTGGTCCTCGTCCTGAACCACCACGGCTTCTTTGACGGCCACCTGGTTTGGCTTCTGGGGAGGCTCTACCGGAGGCCCCTAAGCCTCCTTGTGGCCGAGGAGAACCTGCGGGCCTTCCCCGTGCTGAAGCTTGTGGGGGCCTTGGAGGCGGGGCGGGTGCGGGAGGCCCTGCGGAGGCTTAGGCGGGGGGAGTGGGTGGCCCTCTTCCCCGAGGGGGCCATGCGCTACCCGGGGCCCCTGGGGCCTCTTAAGGAAGGGGCTTCTTGGCTTGCGGAAAAGGCGGGGGTTCCCCTCCTCCCCGTGGCCTTAAGGGTGGCCCTCCGGGGGTACGAGCACCCCGAGGCCTTCGTCTGGATCGGGAAGCCCATCCCCCCCAAGGAGGCCGGGGCCCTGGGGGGGCTTCTCCAGGGGCTGGACGCCCTCCTCGCCCAAACCCACCCCCGGGAGGTGCCGGAGGGCTTCCAGGAGGTGCTTCGGGGGAGGCGGAGCCTGGAGGAAAGGGTGCTTCCCCTGGTGAGGCTCTTTCGGCCATGA
- the galT gene encoding galactose-1-phosphate uridylyltransferase, which translates to MPPFYKRLHRKADGRELLLYSLNPLEDPPLPEHAEPFRPAPHLRYHPLRGEWVVYAAHRQERTFLPPKEHCPLCPSREGGFPTEIPFPSFQVAVFENRFPSFVGEAPPPPEGLPVPVGEAMGRCEVVVYTPAHVGSLATLGEEERLLLAWAWRDRYQALYALPGVRFVMPFENRGEAVGVTLHHPHGQIYAYPFVPPVLEREGQAFRERPVLLELFPKLGPYVVDEEEGFLAFVPPFARYPFEVWVAPVERHPGPWTFSEGEMAAFARILGRVVARYDALYGEPFPYVMVFHAAPLGEERTFHFHVEFYPPRRTRDKLKFLAGTELGAGTFVVDALPEETAKALRAALP; encoded by the coding sequence ATGCCGCCCTTCTATAAGCGCCTCCACAGGAAGGCCGACGGGAGGGAACTCCTCCTCTACAGCCTGAACCCCCTCGAGGACCCCCCCCTCCCCGAACACGCCGAGCCCTTCCGCCCCGCCCCCCACCTCCGCTACCACCCCTTGAGGGGGGAGTGGGTGGTCTACGCCGCCCACCGCCAGGAGCGCACCTTCCTCCCTCCCAAGGAGCACTGCCCCTTGTGCCCGAGCCGGGAAGGGGGCTTTCCCACGGAGATCCCCTTCCCCTCCTTCCAGGTGGCCGTCTTTGAGAACCGCTTCCCCTCCTTCGTGGGGGAAGCCCCTCCCCCTCCCGAGGGGCTTCCCGTGCCTGTGGGGGAGGCTATGGGGCGGTGCGAGGTGGTGGTCTACACCCCGGCCCACGTGGGAAGCCTCGCCACCCTTGGGGAGGAAGAGCGGCTCCTCCTCGCCTGGGCCTGGCGGGACCGGTACCAGGCCCTCTACGCCCTTCCCGGGGTGCGCTTCGTCATGCCCTTTGAGAACCGGGGGGAGGCGGTGGGGGTGACCCTCCACCACCCCCACGGCCAGATCTACGCCTACCCCTTCGTGCCCCCCGTCCTGGAGCGGGAGGGCCAGGCCTTCCGGGAAAGGCCCGTGCTCCTTGAGCTTTTCCCCAAGCTTGGGCCCTACGTGGTGGACGAGGAGGAGGGCTTCCTCGCCTTCGTCCCCCCCTTCGCCCGCTACCCCTTTGAGGTCTGGGTGGCCCCCGTGGAGAGGCACCCCGGCCCCTGGACCTTCTCCGAGGGGGAGATGGCGGCCTTCGCCAGGATTTTGGGCCGGGTGGTGGCCCGGTACGACGCCCTCTATGGGGAGCCTTTCCCTTACGTCATGGTCTTCCACGCCGCGCCCTTGGGGGAGGAGCGCACCTTCCACTTCCACGTGGAGTTCTACCCCCCAAGGCGCACCCGGGACAAGCTCAAGTTCCTGGCGGGGACGGAGCTCGGGGCGGGGACCTTCGTGGTGGACGCCCTGCCCGAGGAGACCGCGAAGGCCCTTAGGGCGGCGCTGCCGTGA
- the crtI gene encoding phytoene desaturase family protein has product MRAIVIGSGVGGLSAAIRLAAMGLQVLVLEKLDGPGGRAFVHRAEGFTFDMGPTVITVPPFLEDLFATRPGDPRLYPDFPEEEGLKHTERYVKLVPVDPFYRLHFPDGTHFDYKDDPAHLEGEIARLAPEDLEGYRRFEAHAKALFQKGFLELGFTHFGSLLDLLKVAPDLLRLDAVRPLFSVVSRYFKSPKTRQIFSFEPLLIGGNPLQVPALYAMIHFVERRWGVHFAMGGTGALVRGLVRKLEELGGQIRYNAPVRRILTKGRRAVGVVLQDGEKLEADLVVSNADYVHTYGELLAPEDRTWNGDWRLKRTRLSMSLFVAYFGFKARGDEGERLKHHNVLFSHRYEGLLRDIFQRKTLPEDFAHYLHLPTLTDPSLAPPGHHAAYTLVPVPHNGSGLDWGRLGPLYLEKALRYLDEAGYLPGLMDRLVYTHFITPDYFQWTLNSHLGNAFGPEPVLWQTASFRPKNRSEDVKGLYLVGQSYQPGAGLPSVMMSAKITARLIAHDLGLEKAPKGLVEARG; this is encoded by the coding sequence ATGCGGGCCATCGTCATCGGAAGCGGGGTGGGGGGGCTCTCGGCGGCCATCCGCCTCGCCGCCATGGGCCTTCAGGTCCTGGTCCTGGAAAAACTGGACGGCCCCGGGGGAAGGGCCTTCGTCCACCGGGCGGAGGGCTTCACCTTTGACATGGGGCCCACGGTGATCACCGTCCCCCCCTTCCTGGAGGACCTCTTCGCCACGAGGCCCGGCGACCCCAGGCTCTACCCCGACTTCCCAGAGGAGGAAGGGCTTAAGCACACGGAGCGCTACGTGAAGCTCGTCCCCGTGGACCCCTTCTACCGCCTCCACTTCCCGGACGGCACCCACTTTGACTACAAGGACGACCCCGCGCACCTGGAGGGGGAGATCGCCCGCCTCGCCCCGGAGGACCTCGAGGGCTACCGCCGCTTTGAGGCCCACGCCAAGGCCCTCTTCCAGAAGGGCTTTTTAGAGCTCGGCTTCACCCACTTCGGAAGCCTCCTGGACCTCCTCAAGGTGGCCCCGGACCTCCTCCGCCTGGACGCGGTGCGGCCCCTTTTTAGCGTGGTCTCCCGTTACTTCAAGAGCCCCAAGACCCGGCAGATCTTCTCCTTTGAGCCCCTCCTCATCGGGGGGAACCCCCTGCAGGTGCCCGCCCTCTACGCCATGATCCACTTCGTGGAGCGGCGCTGGGGGGTGCACTTCGCCATGGGGGGGACGGGGGCCCTGGTGCGGGGGCTCGTCCGGAAGCTGGAGGAGCTCGGCGGGCAAATCCGGTACAACGCCCCCGTGCGCCGCATCCTCACCAAGGGGCGGCGGGCCGTGGGGGTGGTCCTCCAGGACGGGGAGAAGCTGGAGGCCGACCTCGTGGTCTCCAACGCCGACTACGTCCACACCTACGGCGAGCTCCTCGCCCCCGAGGACCGCACCTGGAACGGCGACTGGCGCCTCAAGCGCACGAGGCTTTCCATGAGCCTCTTCGTGGCCTACTTCGGCTTCAAGGCCCGGGGGGACGAGGGGGAAAGGCTAAAGCACCACAACGTCCTCTTCTCCCACCGCTACGAGGGGCTTCTCCGGGACATCTTCCAGCGGAAGACCCTCCCCGAGGACTTCGCCCACTACCTCCACCTCCCCACCCTCACCGACCCCTCCTTAGCCCCCCCGGGGCACCACGCCGCCTACACCCTGGTCCCCGTGCCCCACAACGGGAGCGGCCTGGACTGGGGGAGGCTTGGCCCCCTCTACCTGGAGAAGGCCCTCCGGTACCTGGACGAGGCGGGGTACCTCCCCGGGCTCATGGACCGCCTGGTCTACACCCACTTCATCACCCCGGACTACTTCCAGTGGACCCTGAATAGCCACCTGGGCAACGCCTTCGGCCCGGAGCCTGTGCTCTGGCAGACGGCCTCCTTCCGCCCCAAGAACCGCTCCGAGGACGTGAAGGGGCTCTACCTGGTGGGGCAGAGCTACCAGCCGGGGGCGGGGCTCCCCAGCGTGATGATGTCCGCCAAGATCACGGCCCGGCTCATCGCCCACGACCTGGGCCTGGAAAAGGCCCCCAAGGGCCTTGTGGAGGCGCGGGGGTGA
- a CDS encoding glycosyltransferase — translation MTGDFFFGVFLFLLLRWLALLYNLLAFPRLRPRPTPPRPTASILVPARNEAENLKRTLPALLRQGALEVLVLDDLSEDGTAQAALEAAGHHPAFRLLRGAPLPPGWTGKNWACFQLARAARGEVLVFTDADVLWEEGALGGLLEALQGKEMVSALPRQEVGLREGALVAFVMHGLLSFLPHPLLERLRVANGQVLAFRRAAYLALGGHKAVKGEVLEDVALARRARTYGLFLGRGLFRARMYRGYGEAVAGFAKNFLAVHLKNPAVLLGSAFYHLALYTLPWLFGRWELGLMGLLERLWVQKALGGPLWPALLTPLAPLLLLPVYLLALLPGRRWKGRKV, via the coding sequence ATGACGGGGGACTTCTTCTTCGGGGTCTTCCTCTTCCTCCTCCTGAGGTGGCTCGCCCTTCTCTATAACCTCCTCGCCTTCCCCCGCCTAAGGCCCCGCCCCACGCCCCCGAGGCCCACGGCCTCCATTCTCGTGCCGGCCCGGAACGAGGCGGAAAACCTAAAGAGGACCCTCCCCGCCCTCCTCCGGCAGGGGGCCCTCGAGGTCCTCGTCCTGGACGACCTCTCCGAGGACGGCACCGCCCAGGCCGCCCTGGAGGCGGCGGGGCACCACCCCGCCTTCCGCCTCCTCCGGGGCGCCCCCCTGCCCCCGGGCTGGACGGGGAAGAACTGGGCCTGCTTCCAGCTCGCCCGGGCGGCGCGGGGAGAGGTCTTGGTCTTCACCGACGCCGACGTCCTCTGGGAGGAGGGGGCCTTGGGGGGGCTTCTGGAGGCCCTTCAGGGGAAGGAGATGGTCTCCGCCCTCCCCCGGCAGGAGGTGGGCCTTAGGGAGGGCGCCCTGGTGGCCTTCGTGATGCACGGGCTCCTCTCCTTCCTCCCCCACCCCCTTCTGGAAAGGCTACGGGTGGCGAACGGCCAGGTCCTGGCCTTCCGCAGGGCGGCCTACCTCGCCCTCGGGGGGCACAAGGCGGTGAAGGGGGAGGTCCTGGAGGACGTGGCCCTGGCCCGAAGGGCACGGACCTACGGCCTCTTCCTGGGCAGGGGGCTTTTCCGGGCGCGGATGTACCGGGGCTATGGGGAGGCGGTGGCGGGCTTCGCGAAGAACTTCCTGGCGGTCCACCTGAAGAACCCCGCCGTCCTCCTGGGCTCGGCCTTTTACCACCTCGCCCTCTACACCCTGCCTTGGCTCTTTGGGCGTTGGGAACTTGGGCTTATGGGCCTTCTGGAGCGGCTTTGGGTGCAGAAGGCCCTCGGGGGGCCCCTCTGGCCCGCCCTCCTCACGCCCCTCGCCCCCCTTCTCCTCCTCCCCGTCTACCTCCTGGCCCTCCTCCCGGGAAGGCGCTGGAAGGGGCGGAAGGTGTAG